The following proteins are encoded in a genomic region of Streptococcus cristatus AS 1.3089:
- the gatB gene encoding Asp-tRNA(Asn)/Glu-tRNA(Gln) amidotransferase subunit GatB — MNFETVIGLEVHVELKTNSKIFSPAPAHFGEDPNANTNIIDWSFPGVLPVMNKGVIDYGIKAALALNMDIHQKMHFDRKNYFYPDNPKAYQISQFDEPIGYNGWIEIELEDGTTKKIRIERAHLEEDAGKNTHGSDGYSYVDLNRQGVPLIEIVSEADMRSPEEAYAYLTALKEIIQYTGISDVKMEEGSMRVDANISIRPYGQEEFGTKTELKNLNSFNFVRKGLAFEEKRQAEILRSGGQIRQETRRYDEATGETLLMRVKEGSADYRYFPEPDLPIFEIEDAWIEQVRSSLPAFPKERRAKYVGDYGLSDYDAKQLTATKAVSDFFEAAVAAGGDAKAVSNWLQGEVAQYLNAEGKTITEIELTPENLTEMIALIADGTISSKIAKKVFIHLAKNGGSAKEYVQKAGLIQISDPAQLLPIIQQVFADNEKAINDYKGGNKNAAKSLIGQLMKATKGQANPQVAQKLLNEELEKL; from the coding sequence ATGAACTTTGAAACAGTTATCGGACTGGAAGTCCATGTTGAATTGAAGACCAATTCAAAAATTTTCTCACCGGCTCCAGCTCACTTTGGTGAAGATCCAAATGCCAATACCAATATCATTGACTGGTCCTTCCCAGGTGTTCTGCCTGTTATGAACAAGGGGGTCATTGACTATGGTATCAAGGCTGCTCTGGCCTTGAACATGGATATTCACCAGAAGATGCACTTTGACCGCAAGAACTACTTCTATCCGGACAATCCAAAAGCCTATCAAATTTCTCAGTTTGATGAGCCGATTGGCTACAATGGCTGGATTGAGATTGAGCTAGAAGATGGCACGACCAAGAAAATCCGTATCGAGCGGGCCCACTTGGAAGAAGATGCCGGAAAGAATACCCACGGCAGCGATGGCTACTCTTATGTGGACCTCAACCGCCAAGGGGTGCCGCTGATTGAGATTGTATCGGAAGCAGATATGCGCAGTCCAGAAGAAGCTTATGCCTATCTGACTGCTCTCAAGGAAATCATCCAGTACACGGGCATTTCGGATGTCAAGATGGAAGAGGGCTCCATGCGTGTTGACGCCAATATTTCCATTCGTCCTTACGGTCAGGAAGAATTTGGTACCAAGACTGAGCTGAAAAACCTCAACTCCTTCAACTTTGTCCGCAAGGGTCTAGCATTTGAGGAAAAACGCCAAGCAGAAATCCTACGCAGCGGTGGTCAAATCCGTCAGGAAACCCGTCGTTATGACGAAGCGACTGGCGAAACCCTGCTCATGCGGGTGAAGGAAGGTTCAGCGGATTACCGTTACTTCCCAGAGCCTGATCTGCCAATCTTTGAGATTGAGGATGCTTGGATTGAGCAAGTGCGTAGCAGTCTGCCAGCCTTTCCAAAAGAACGACGTGCTAAGTATGTGGGCGATTATGGTCTGTCTGATTACGATGCCAAGCAGCTGACAGCGACGAAGGCTGTGTCAGACTTCTTTGAAGCAGCTGTTGCCGCAGGTGGTGACGCTAAGGCTGTCTCTAACTGGCTCCAAGGAGAAGTGGCTCAATACCTCAATGCAGAAGGCAAGACCATCACTGAGATTGAGCTGACACCTGAGAACCTGACTGAAATGATTGCTCTGATTGCAGATGGAACGATTTCTTCTAAGATTGCTAAGAAGGTCTTTATTCATCTAGCTAAAAATGGTGGTTCTGCCAAGGAATATGTACAAAAAGCAGGCCTGATTCAAATCTCAGACCCTGCCCAACTTCTTCCTATTATCCAGCAAGTCTTTGCGGATAATGAAAAAGCCATCAATGACTATAAGGGCGGCAACAAGAATGCGGCCAAGTCCTTGATCGGTCAATTGATGAAGGCTACCAAGGGTCAAGCCAACCCACAAGTAGCACAAAAATTGCTCAATGAAGAGTTGGAAAAACTTTAG
- the codY gene encoding GTP-sensing pleiotropic transcriptional regulator CodY: MANLLEKTRKITSILKRSEEQLQEELPYNAITRQLADIIHCNACIINSKGRLLGYFMRYKTNNDRVEAFFQDKTFPKGYVQEANMVYETEANLPVTHDLTIFPVETKDDFPDGLTTIAPIHVSGIRLGSLIIWRNDKEFLDDDLILVEIASTVVGIQLLNFQREEDEKNIRRRTAVTMAVNTLSYSELRAVSAILGELNGNEGQLTASVIADRIGITRSVIVNALRKLESAGIIESRSLGMKGTYLKVLIPDVFEEIKKRDY; encoded by the coding sequence ATGGCAAACCTATTAGAAAAAACAAGGAAAATTACTTCTATCTTGAAACGTTCAGAAGAGCAGCTTCAAGAGGAACTTCCTTACAATGCGATTACTCGCCAGCTTGCTGACATTATTCACTGTAATGCCTGCATCATCAACAGCAAGGGCCGTCTTTTGGGCTACTTTATGCGCTACAAGACAAATAATGATCGTGTAGAAGCCTTTTTCCAAGACAAGACTTTCCCTAAAGGATACGTCCAAGAAGCGAACATGGTCTATGAGACAGAGGCCAATCTGCCTGTCACGCATGATTTGACCATTTTTCCTGTGGAAACTAAGGATGACTTTCCAGATGGCCTGACCACTATCGCGCCGATTCATGTTTCAGGGATTCGCTTGGGCTCATTGATTATCTGGCGCAATGATAAAGAATTTTTGGATGACGATTTGATTTTGGTCGAGATTGCCAGCACAGTGGTCGGTATTCAGCTGCTTAACTTCCAGCGGGAAGAAGATGAGAAGAACATCCGCCGCCGGACAGCTGTGACTATGGCGGTCAATACTCTGTCTTACTCAGAGCTAAGAGCTGTTTCAGCTATTCTGGGAGAGCTCAATGGCAATGAAGGGCAACTGACGGCTTCTGTCATTGCCGACCGCATCGGGATTACCCGCTCAGTTATTGTCAATGCTTTGCGTAAGCTGGAAAGTGCGGGAATTATTGAAAGCCGCTCGCTGGGAATGAAAGGGACTTATCTGAAAGTCCTGATTCCAGATGTTTTTGAGGAAATTAAAAAGAGGGACTACTAA
- the gatC gene encoding Asp-tRNA(Asn)/Glu-tRNA(Gln) amidotransferase subunit GatC: protein MKITQEEVSHVAKLSKLAFSPEETAEFATTLSKIVDMVELLNEVDTEGVPFTSNVAANINYMREDVAQPGWNREELFQNVPEKERGYIKVPAILDDGGDA, encoded by the coding sequence ATGAAGATTACTCAAGAAGAAGTAAGTCACGTTGCAAAACTGTCAAAATTGGCTTTTTCACCAGAAGAGACAGCTGAGTTTGCGACAACCTTGTCTAAAATTGTCGACATGGTCGAATTGCTCAATGAAGTGGATACGGAGGGAGTGCCTTTCACTTCCAATGTGGCAGCCAACATCAACTATATGCGAGAAGATGTGGCTCAGCCAGGCTGGAACCGGGAAGAGCTTTTCCAAAATGTACCTGAAAAAGAGCGGGGCTACATCAAAGTGCCTGCCATCCTAGATGACGGAGGAGATGCCTAA
- the aspS gene encoding aspartate--tRNA ligase, translating to MKEIFIGNYGLEQVGQTMTATGWVANIRNHGKLAFIELRDREGLLQVFVGGDIEDFARLEEIGKEDVIAVTGQVVQREERFVNKTIKSGQVELRAEKIEVIASSKVLPFELDQHAHTGEDLRQKYRYLDLRREKMTHNLKLRHQVTSTIREYLNGLDFLEVETPYLTKSTPEGARDFLVPSRIFKNQFYALPQSPQMLKQLLMGAGLERYYQIVRCFRDEDLRGDRQPEFTQVDLELSFASEEEIRALVEAMLKAVVKKTHGLELTEAFPTISYEEAMSRFGSDKPDTRFGLELKNLTDLCQENGSLLIKKALDSQEEMMGICVPDAASAFSKKQLSHFYQEMKEFGCSRFASLKVENDQLVGDLASTFEAESQDLLARFEAKDGDLILLVMAKKRRAQEALGHLRIEVAKALDLIDPSLLHFLWVVDWPLLEWNEDQNRYQAMHHPFTQGIFEEGQAPDQFRSHAYDIVLNGYEIGGGSLRIHDRKAQEAMFELLGMSREDYERDFGFFLEALEYGFPPHGGLALGLDRLVMILAGEENIRQVIAFPKNGTGFDPMLESPSLVDQRQLKELYLELKN from the coding sequence ATGAAAGAAATTTTTATCGGAAACTACGGTTTAGAGCAGGTCGGACAGACCATGACCGCAACTGGCTGGGTGGCTAATATCCGCAATCACGGTAAGCTAGCCTTTATTGAATTGCGGGACCGCGAGGGCTTGCTTCAGGTCTTCGTTGGCGGTGATATTGAAGATTTTGCTAGGCTAGAAGAAATTGGCAAAGAGGATGTCATTGCAGTGACGGGGCAAGTCGTTCAGCGGGAAGAGCGCTTTGTCAACAAGACCATCAAGTCTGGTCAGGTGGAGCTTCGAGCTGAAAAGATTGAAGTCATTGCTAGCAGCAAGGTTCTGCCTTTTGAGCTGGACCAGCATGCCCATACAGGAGAAGACCTGCGCCAGAAATATCGCTATCTGGACTTGCGGCGTGAGAAGATGACACATAACCTCAAACTGCGTCACCAGGTCACATCAACTATTCGGGAATATTTAAACGGTTTGGACTTTTTGGAAGTGGAGACGCCTTATCTGACTAAGTCAACTCCTGAAGGCGCTAGAGACTTCTTGGTGCCTAGTCGGATCTTTAAAAATCAATTCTACGCGCTGCCGCAGAGCCCTCAGATGCTCAAGCAGTTGCTGATGGGAGCTGGCCTCGAACGCTATTATCAGATTGTTCGTTGCTTCCGTGACGAAGACTTGCGGGGAGACCGTCAGCCAGAGTTTACCCAGGTAGATTTAGAGCTGAGTTTTGCCAGCGAGGAAGAAATCCGAGCTCTGGTTGAAGCCATGCTCAAGGCTGTTGTCAAGAAAACTCATGGTTTAGAGCTGACGGAAGCTTTTCCAACTATCAGCTATGAAGAGGCTATGAGCCGCTTCGGCTCTGACAAGCCAGATACGCGCTTTGGTTTGGAACTAAAGAATTTGACGGATTTGTGCCAAGAAAATGGCTCTCTTCTCATCAAGAAAGCCTTGGATAGCCAAGAGGAAATGATGGGAATCTGTGTGCCAGATGCGGCTAGTGCTTTTAGCAAGAAACAGCTCAGTCATTTTTATCAAGAAATGAAGGAATTTGGTTGCAGTCGTTTTGCCAGCCTTAAGGTTGAAAATGATCAATTGGTTGGGGATTTGGCTAGCACCTTTGAGGCTGAGAGCCAGGATTTACTAGCACGTTTTGAGGCCAAGGATGGAGACCTCATCCTGCTAGTCATGGCCAAGAAGCGTCGTGCTCAGGAAGCTTTGGGGCATCTGCGGATAGAAGTGGCAAAAGCTTTGGATTTGATTGATCCGAGTCTGCTTCATTTTCTCTGGGTTGTGGATTGGCCGTTACTAGAGTGGAATGAAGACCAAAACCGCTATCAAGCCATGCACCATCCTTTCACACAGGGCATTTTTGAAGAAGGTCAGGCGCCAGATCAATTCCGCAGCCACGCTTACGACATCGTCTTGAACGGCTATGAGATTGGCGGAGGTAGTCTGCGGATTCATGATCGGAAGGCTCAGGAAGCTATGTTTGAGCTGTTGGGTATGAGCCGAGAAGACTACGAGCGGGACTTTGGTTTCTTCCTAGAAGCCTTAGAGTACGGCTTCCCACCGCACGGCGGCTTGGCTCTAGGCTTAGATCGCTTGGTTATGATTTTGGCTGGGGAAGAAAATATCCGCCAAGTCATCGCTTTTCCGAAAAATGGTACTGGCTTTGACCCTATGCTGGAAAGTCCGAGTTTGGTGGACCAAAGACAGCTCAAAGAACTGTATTTGGAATTGAAGAATTAG
- the gatA gene encoding Asp-tRNA(Asn)/Glu-tRNA(Gln) amidotransferase subunit GatA, producing MTFNHKTIEELHDLLVKKEISAVELTQATLADIKEREAAVDSFITISEEEALAQAAALDAKGIDADNLMSGIPLAVKDNISTKGILTTAASKMLYNYKPIFDATSVEKLYGKDMIIVGKTNMDEFAMGGSSENSYFKTTKNAWDSSKVPGGSSGGSATAVASGQVRLSLGSDTGGSIRQPASFNGVVGLKPTYGRVSRFGLIAFGSSLDQIGPFSQTVKENAQLLNVIAGNDPKDSTSSQDAVPDFTSKIGQDIKGMKIALPKEYMGEGIDSKVKETILAAAKHLESLGAIVEEVSLPHSKYGVAVYYIIASSEASSNLQRFDGIRYGYRAEGIENLEDVYVKSRSEGFGEEVKRRIMLGTFSLSSGYYDAYFKKAGQVRTLIMQDFAKVFEKYDLILGPTAPTVAYDLGSQNQDPVAMYLADLLTIPVNLAGLPGISIPAGFADGLPVGLQLIGNHFDEETIYQAAAAFEATTDYHKQQPVIFGGEK from the coding sequence ATGACTTTTAATCACAAGACCATTGAAGAGCTGCATGATTTGCTGGTCAAGAAAGAAATTTCTGCAGTAGAGTTAACTCAGGCGACTTTGGCAGACATCAAAGAACGTGAAGCTGCCGTGGACAGTTTCATCACTATCAGTGAAGAGGAAGCATTGGCTCAGGCAGCGGCTCTGGATGCCAAGGGCATTGATGCCGATAATCTTATGAGTGGAATTCCGCTGGCGGTTAAGGACAATATCTCAACCAAGGGAATTTTGACAACAGCTGCATCTAAAATGCTCTACAACTACAAGCCAATTTTCGATGCGACCAGCGTAGAGAAGCTCTATGGTAAGGATATGATTATCGTCGGGAAGACCAACATGGACGAGTTTGCCATGGGTGGATCCAGCGAAAACTCTTACTTTAAAACGACTAAGAATGCTTGGGACAGCAGCAAGGTTCCTGGTGGCTCATCTGGTGGTTCAGCGACAGCGGTTGCCTCTGGTCAGGTTCGCTTGTCACTGGGTTCAGATACGGGTGGTTCTATTCGCCAGCCAGCTTCCTTTAACGGTGTAGTTGGCCTCAAGCCAACCTACGGACGGGTTTCCCGTTTCGGTCTCATTGCCTTTGGTTCTTCTTTAGACCAGATTGGGCCTTTCTCTCAGACAGTTAAGGAAAATGCTCAGCTTCTAAATGTTATTGCTGGTAATGATCCTAAGGATTCTACATCATCACAAGATGCAGTGCCAGACTTTACCAGCAAGATTGGCCAAGACATCAAGGGGATGAAGATTGCCCTACCTAAGGAATACATGGGTGAGGGAATTGACAGCAAGGTCAAGGAAACGATTCTGGCAGCGGCGAAGCACTTAGAAAGCCTAGGTGCTATCGTTGAAGAAGTCAGCTTGCCCCACAGTAAGTATGGAGTAGCAGTCTACTATATTATTGCTTCCTCTGAAGCTAGTTCTAACCTGCAACGTTTTGACGGTATTCGCTATGGCTACCGCGCAGAAGGCATTGAAAATCTAGAAGATGTCTATGTCAAATCTCGCAGTGAAGGCTTTGGTGAAGAGGTGAAACGCCGCATCATGCTGGGTACTTTTAGCCTGTCATCTGGTTACTATGATGCCTACTTCAAGAAAGCTGGTCAGGTTCGGACCTTGATTATGCAGGATTTTGCTAAGGTTTTTGAAAAATATGATTTGATCTTAGGTCCAACGGCACCAACAGTAGCTTATGACTTGGGCAGTCAAAACCAAGATCCAGTGGCTATGTATCTGGCTGACCTTTTGACCATTCCAGTCAATCTGGCTGGCCTACCAGGCATTTCAATCCCAGCTGGCTTTGCAGATGGTCTTCCTGTTGGCCTGCAGCTGATCGGTAACCACTTTGATGAAGAGACCATCTATCAGGCAGCCGCAGCATTTGAAGCGACGACTGACTACCACAAACAGCAGCCAGTTATCTTTGGAGGTGAAAAATAA
- a CDS encoding aspartate kinase: MKVVKFGGSSLASASQLEKVLHIVKSDAERRFVVVSAPGKRDDQDTKVTDALIKYYRQYIAGNDVSKEQNWIINRYADMVAELGLKSTIIEKISKSIISLATLPIENNEFLYDAFLAAGENNNAKLIAAYFNHNGIPARYVHPREAGLVVSSEPGNARILPSSYDKLEELNHSDEVLVIPGFFGVTQYGQICTFSRGGSDITGAIIAAGVKADVYENFTDVDGIFAAHPGIIHKPRSIAELTYREMRELAYAGFTVLHDEALLPAYRGKIPLVIKNTNNPEHPGTRIVHKHSEDHPPVVGIAGDSGFVSINMSKYLMNREVGFGRKALQILEDLNIGWEHMPTGIDDLSIILRERELTPIKEEEILRQLVQKAEVDFAEIEHDLSIIMIVGEKMKSHIGVTATATKALSDNKINIQMMSQGSSEVSIMFVVNKNQEKAAIRALYKAFFGSSENDE; this comes from the coding sequence ATGAAAGTTGTTAAATTCGGTGGAAGTTCACTCGCTTCTGCTTCACAGTTAGAAAAAGTCTTACATATCGTAAAATCTGACGCTGAGCGTCGCTTCGTTGTCGTTTCTGCACCAGGAAAAAGAGACGACCAAGATACAAAGGTCACTGATGCTTTGATCAAGTATTATCGCCAGTATATCGCAGGGAATGATGTCTCCAAGGAGCAAAATTGGATCATCAACCGCTACGCAGACATGGTCGCTGAGCTGGGCCTGAAATCTACAATTATTGAGAAAATCTCTAAGAGCATCATCTCCCTGGCTACCCTGCCCATTGAAAACAACGAATTTCTTTACGACGCCTTCCTAGCAGCAGGTGAAAACAACAATGCCAAGCTAATCGCAGCTTACTTTAATCACAATGGCATTCCAGCCCGCTACGTCCATCCTAGAGAAGCTGGACTAGTAGTTTCAAGCGAACCTGGAAATGCCCGTATCCTTCCTTCAAGCTATGATAAGTTGGAGGAACTGAACCATTCCGATGAAGTCCTTGTCATCCCTGGCTTCTTTGGTGTCACTCAATATGGACAGATCTGTACCTTTTCTCGTGGTGGCTCAGATATTACTGGGGCGATTATTGCAGCTGGTGTCAAGGCTGATGTCTATGAAAACTTCACTGATGTGGACGGCATCTTTGCTGCTCACCCTGGGATTATTCACAAACCACGCTCCATTGCTGAGCTTACTTATCGCGAAATGCGGGAATTAGCCTATGCAGGCTTTACGGTTCTTCATGACGAAGCCCTGCTGCCAGCCTATCGCGGAAAAATTCCACTCGTCATCAAAAATACCAACAATCCAGAACACCCTGGTACGCGCATCGTCCACAAACATAGCGAGGATCATCCCCCTGTTGTTGGAATCGCTGGTGATTCTGGCTTTGTAAGTATTAACATGTCCAAGTACCTCATGAACCGAGAAGTTGGATTCGGTCGCAAGGCGCTACAGATTTTAGAAGATTTGAACATTGGTTGGGAACATATGCCGACAGGAATTGATGATCTTTCTATCATCCTTCGTGAACGCGAATTGACTCCAATCAAGGAAGAAGAGATTCTGCGCCAACTTGTGCAAAAAGCGGAAGTAGACTTCGCAGAAATTGAGCACGATCTTTCTATTATCATGATTGTCGGCGAAAAAATGAAGAGTCATATCGGGGTGACTGCTACTGCGACTAAGGCTCTTTCTGACAATAAAATCAATATCCAAATGATGTCACAAGGTTCAAGTGAAGTTTCCATCATGTTTGTTGTCAATAAAAACCAAGAAAAGGCTGCCATTCGTGCCCTTTATAAAGCTTTCTTTGGCAGCTCAGAAAACGATGAATAA
- a CDS encoding universal stress protein yields the protein MTQQKYENIMVAVDGSREAELAFEKGVNVALRNASRLTIAHVIDTRALQSVSTFDAEVYEDLQEEAQKLMTEYKEKAQKAGIKYVDIVIELGNPKTLLATDIPDEHKVDLIMVGATGLNAFERLLVGSSSEYILRHAKVDLLVVRDKEKTF from the coding sequence ATGACTCAACAAAAATATGAAAATATCATGGTCGCTGTTGACGGCTCTCGCGAAGCAGAACTCGCTTTTGAGAAAGGTGTCAATGTGGCGCTGAGAAATGCTTCTCGCCTGACGATTGCTCATGTAATTGATACACGGGCTCTTCAAAGCGTTTCAACCTTCGACGCTGAGGTCTACGAAGATCTCCAAGAAGAAGCACAAAAGTTGATGACAGAGTACAAGGAAAAGGCGCAAAAAGCAGGGATTAAATACGTTGATATCGTCATTGAATTGGGCAATCCCAAAACCCTCCTTGCGACTGACATCCCTGACGAACACAAGGTCGACTTGATTATGGTCGGGGCTACTGGTCTCAACGCCTTTGAACGCCTCCTAGTCGGATCATCATCCGAATATATCCTCCGCCACGCGAAAGTGGACTTACTAGTCGTTCGTGACAAAGAAAAAACATTCTAA
- a CDS encoding cysteine hydrolase family protein, which yields MAKALISIDYTVDFVADEGKLTAGAPAQAISEAIAQVTEAAFDRGDYIFFTIDAHDENDAFHPESKLFPPHNIKGTSGRNLYGPLADFYEKHQADSRVFWMDKRHYSAFSGTDLDIRLRERKVDTVILTGVLTDICVLHTAIDAYNLGYQIQVVEPAVASLSEENHKFALNHLQNVLGSTIINTI from the coding sequence ATGGCTAAAGCACTGATTTCCATTGATTATACAGTTGATTTTGTTGCAGATGAGGGAAAATTAACAGCAGGAGCGCCCGCTCAGGCGATTTCTGAAGCTATCGCTCAAGTAACCGAGGCGGCATTTGATCGAGGTGACTATATCTTCTTTACTATTGATGCCCACGATGAAAATGATGCCTTTCACCCAGAAAGCAAGCTTTTTCCGCCCCACAATATCAAGGGAACGAGCGGTCGCAATCTTTATGGACCCTTGGCGGATTTCTATGAGAAGCACCAAGCGGACTCTCGGGTCTTTTGGATGGATAAGCGCCATTATTCTGCTTTTTCTGGCACGGATTTAGATATTCGCCTGCGGGAAAGAAAGGTAGATACGGTCATTTTGACTGGGGTCTTGACGGATATTTGCGTCTTGCATACAGCAATTGATGCCTATAATCTGGGGTATCAAATCCAAGTGGTAGAGCCAGCTGTGGCTTCTTTGTCAGAGGAAAATCACAAATTTGCCCTAAATCACTTGCAAAATGTCTTAGGTTCGACTATAATAAATACAATTTAA
- a CDS encoding pyridoxal phosphate-dependent aminotransferase, whose product MKEFNKSSKLEHVAYDIRGPVLEEAMRMRANGEKILRLNTGNPAEFGFTAPDEVIHDLIMNARDSEGYSDSKGIFSARKAIMQYCQLKKFPSVDIDDIYLGNGVSELIVMSMQGLLDDGDEVLVPMPDYPLWTAAVSLAGGNAVHYVCDEQAEWYPDIDDIKSKITSNTKAIVIINPNNPTGALYPDDLLLEIVEIARQNNLIIFADEIYDRMVMDGHVHTPVASLAPDLFCVSMNGLSKSHRIAGFRVGWMVLSGPKKHVKGYIEGLNMLSNMRLCSNVLAQQVVQTSLGGHQSVDELLLPGGRIYEQRNFIYNAIQDIPGLSAVKPKAGLYIFPKIDREMYRIDDDEQFVLDFLKQEKVLLVHGRGFNWQEPDHFRIVYLPRVDELAQIQEKMTRFLRQYRR is encoded by the coding sequence ATGAAAGAATTTAATAAGTCCAGTAAATTGGAGCATGTAGCCTATGATATTCGTGGACCAGTTTTGGAAGAAGCGATGCGGATGCGAGCTAATGGAGAAAAAATTCTCCGCCTGAACACAGGAAATCCAGCTGAGTTTGGTTTTACCGCTCCAGACGAGGTCATTCATGATTTGATTATGAATGCGCGTGATAGTGAGGGCTACTCTGATTCTAAGGGGATTTTCTCAGCCCGTAAGGCGATTATGCAGTATTGCCAGCTCAAGAAGTTTCCAAGTGTGGATATCGATGATATTTATCTGGGAAATGGAGTCAGCGAGCTAATTGTCATGTCCATGCAGGGCTTACTTGATGACGGGGACGAGGTGCTGGTGCCGATGCCAGATTACCCGCTCTGGACGGCGGCAGTCAGTCTGGCTGGTGGGAATGCTGTTCACTATGTCTGTGATGAGCAGGCAGAATGGTATCCAGATATTGACGACATCAAGTCAAAAATCACCTCTAATACCAAGGCTATCGTTATCATCAATCCTAACAATCCAACAGGGGCACTGTATCCTGACGACCTTTTGTTAGAAATTGTGGAAATTGCGCGCCAAAATAATCTCATTATCTTCGCGGACGAAATCTACGACCGCATGGTCATGGATGGGCATGTCCATACGCCGGTTGCTAGTCTGGCTCCTGACCTCTTCTGTGTCAGCATGAATGGTCTTTCCAAGTCCCACCGAATCGCAGGTTTCCGGGTTGGTTGGATGGTGCTATCTGGTCCTAAGAAGCATGTTAAGGGCTATATCGAAGGGCTAAATATGCTCTCCAATATGCGCTTGTGCTCCAACGTCTTGGCCCAGCAGGTTGTGCAAACATCGCTTGGAGGTCACCAGTCGGTGGATGAATTGCTTTTGCCAGGCGGTCGTATCTATGAACAAAGAAACTTCATTTACAATGCCATTCAAGATATTCCAGGTTTGTCTGCAGTCAAACCTAAGGCGGGTCTTTACATCTTCCCGAAAATTGATCGAGAAATGTACCGTATCGATGATGATGAGCAGTTTGTCTTGGATTTCCTCAAGCAGGAAAAAGTCCTTCTTGTCCATGGCCGAGGCTTTAACTGGCAAGAACCAGATCATTTCCGGATTGTCTATCTGCCACGGGTGGATGAGCTAGCTCAGATCCAAGAAAAAATGACGCGCTTCCTGCGCCAATACCGCAGATAA
- a CDS encoding DMT family transporter: MSKVLRGTIYTLAAGIAWGLSGTSGQYLMENGFSAMSLTNVRLLLAGLVLMMLAYATNKESFKKIWKDKNSLLHILIFAILGLFINQYAYLAAIHETNAGTATVLQYLCPVGVLAYTCVKDRVAPTVAQVCSMILAIGGTFLIATHGQVNQLSMTPKGLFLGVFSAFTYALYILLPIGLIKKWGSMLVIGIGMTIAGILLLPFSGIFQHQWQFRLDILLALVGIIVIGTIFAYTVFLKGTSLVGPVKSSLLASIEPISAVFFAFIIMNERFYLLDFVGMGMILLAVLLISVKDLILEKKKGLL; this comes from the coding sequence ATGTCAAAAGTTTTAAGGGGAACTATCTATACCTTGGCTGCGGGGATTGCCTGGGGCTTATCGGGAACAAGTGGTCAATATCTGATGGAGAACGGTTTTTCGGCGATGAGCTTGACCAATGTGCGCTTGTTGCTAGCGGGTTTAGTCTTGATGATGTTGGCTTATGCCACAAATAAAGAATCCTTTAAAAAGATTTGGAAAGATAAGAATTCTCTACTACACATTTTAATTTTTGCAATTTTAGGCTTGTTCATCAATCAATACGCCTATCTGGCGGCTATTCATGAGACAAATGCAGGAACAGCAACGGTTTTACAATATCTCTGTCCGGTGGGAGTCTTGGCTTACACTTGTGTCAAAGATAGAGTGGCTCCGACTGTGGCTCAGGTCTGCTCCATGATTTTAGCTATCGGAGGAACCTTTCTGATTGCGACCCACGGTCAGGTCAATCAGCTCTCGATGACGCCAAAAGGTTTATTTTTAGGTGTTTTCTCAGCATTTACTTATGCACTTTATATTCTTTTGCCGATTGGACTCATTAAAAAGTGGGGCAGCATGTTGGTTATCGGGATTGGCATGACCATTGCAGGTATCTTGCTCCTTCCTTTCAGCGGTATTTTCCAACATCAGTGGCAATTCCGTTTGGATATTCTTCTGGCCTTGGTCGGCATCATTGTCATCGGAACAATCTTTGCTTACACTGTCTTTTTGAAGGGAACAAGCTTGGTCGGTCCTGTCAAATCTAGCCTCCTAGCCTCGATTGAGCCAATTTCAGCGGTCTTCTTTGCCTTTATCATTATGAATGAACGCTTTTATCTACTCGATTTCGTAGGTATGGGCATGATTTTATTGGCTGTCCTGTTGATATCTGTCAAAGACCTAATCTTGGAAAAGAAAAAAGGATTATTATAA